The sequence TTTCCCGCAAAGGTTGCGTGATGTTGCACGAGGAAATCGAAGGGTCATGCCATGCGCGCGGTGGGGTGTGGCGGCGTAGCACGACCATCGATCAGCGCTGCGATGGTGAGTCGCGCGCGGCTAGCCGCACGCGAGTATAGCCCGCTGGTGCGCGAGGAGCGGGCGGATGATCGACGAGCCTGCGGAACACGCTTCTGGTCGCGCGCCTCGCCGGAAGCGTTGCAGATTCCCTACCTGATCGACGGCTCGGTCGCGAGCATCATGTGTTCACGAACGGTCGTCGGTATTCGTGGCCTCGGTTTCGTTCGCCAGGGCTGCGGCGCCAACTGCGGGTGCCGCTCCGCCGGTCGGCGTTCCCGTCCCACTTGCGCCGCCCGCCACGCCAGCGCCCATCACGCCTGCCGCTGGCACCGGCACGACCCCGCCGCCCACAGCATTCGCAGAATCTCGCGCTTCGACCTCGGCGGCAGTTTTCTGCGCGCTTCCTTCGGGCAGTTGCTCCGGGGCATAGATCGCCTCTTGCTCGTCCGTGTTTTGGAAGAGGGGTTTGTCGCTCATCGTATCCCTCCTATGCCTGTCGCGATCCACATGCAGCAACTGCTATGCCGTCAGCGCCACGCTTCCCGCGTGATGCTTGTGATTACGATCGTATCCTCTGAAAGCTCGTCGGGCGTGTCCTCGCGGCACCAGCGGACAGGAGCGCCACGGTATGCTATGATCGGGGGGCCGTGCCAGATTGTGGGGGATGGCGCGGCACCGGCCCCCGCTGCATGATCTTCATCTGGGGAAGGGCGCGACCTACTGCGGCAGATCCCCCATCGCGCAGGAGAGACTATGCACTACCTGTTGTTGTATGACGTTGCCCCAGACTACCTGGCACGGCGGGATGCATTTCGGGCAGAGCATCTGACGCTCGCCTGGCAGGCACACGCGCGGGGCGAGCTGCTTCTCGGTGGCGCGCTGGCCGATCCGGTCGATGGCGCGATCTTACTTTTTCAGGGCGACTCGCCAGCGGTGGCGGAGCGCTTCGCCGCAGGTGATCCCTATGTGCGCAACGGCCTTGTGATCCGCTGGCGGGTGCGCCCGTGGACCACCGTGGTGGGCGACTGGGCCGCGATACCCGTCCGACCGGAGGAGTAGCACCGGCGCGCAGCGGCGCGGAGCACGCGCGCGGTCGCGCTCGCTACGATTCTTGAGCGATTGCCACCAGCCCCTCGAAGCCCACAAAGGCCGCATCCCAGTCTTCGGAGGCTCGCGGCTCGTAGATCGCCTGCGCCACGGAAGCCGCCACCGCCTCCCGACCCGCCGCAATGCTCGGCAGCAGCTTAAGCGCGACGGCCTGCACCAGGATGTTGCCCAGGGCGGTCGCCTCGACTGGCCCGGCCACCACCGGGCGGCGGCAGGCATCGGCGGTCAGTTGGCATAGCAGCGTGTTCTGGCTGCCCCCGCCCACGATCCGAATCGTCGCGATCCGCCGTGCGGTCAGCGCCTCCATTTGCTCCACCACCCAGCGATATTTGAGGGCTAGACTTTCCAGGCAGCAGCGCACCAGCGCCCCAACGCTCTCCGGCTCTGGCTGGCGCGTCCTGCGGCAGTAGGCGCGAATCGCCTCCGGCATATCACCAGGATTCAAAAAGGCTGGCGCGTCGGGATCGACCAGGCTGCGCAGCGGCGGCGTTCCCTCGGCGAGCGCGACGAGGTCGGCCCAGGTGTAGGCATGGCCCTCGTGCTGCCACTGGCGCTGGCACTCTTGAAGCAGCCACAAGCCCCCAACGTTTTTAAGGAAGCGAATGGTCCCCGCCACGCCGCCCTCGTTGGTGAAGTTGAGCAGCCGCGCCTCTTCGCTCAGGATCGGCGCGGTCGTTTCGACGCCGACCAAGCTCCACGTTCCGCTGCTGATATAGGCGCTGCGATCATCCAGCCCTGGCACGGCGGCAACCGCGCTCGCGGTATCATGGGTCGCCGTGGCGATCACCGGCGTGTCGTGGCGCAGCCCCACCTCAGCGCGCACATCGGGCAGCATGTTGCCCAGCACCGTACCCGGCGTGACAATCGGCGGCAGGATGCCGACAGGCAGGCTGAGCTCGTGGAGCAGATCGGTCGCCCAGCGGCGCTCCCGCGCATCAAAGAACTGCGTGGTCGTCGCGTTGGTGTACTCAGCCACCTTGCGCCCGGTCAGCCAGTAGTGGAACAGGTCCGGGATCAGCAGCAGCGTCTCGGCGGCGGCAAGCTGCGGATCGTTGCTGCGCTGCATGCTGGCAAGCTGGTAGAGCGTGTTGAAGGGCAGACGCTGAATGCCGGTGAGCGCATACACGCGCTGCGGCGGCACCTGCCGATCGACCTGTCGCGCCACGCCAGCGGTGCGGCGGTCGCGGTAGTGGTACGGATTGCCAAGCACGCAGCCTGCCGCATCCAGCAGGGCAAAGTCCACCGCCCAGGTATCGATGCCGATCCCGGCCAGTGGCGCATCATGCTGGGCAGCATACGCCTGGATGCCCGTCTTGATCTCGCGCCAGAGCCGGGCCGCGTCCCAGTGGAGGTGGCCCTGCTCCTCGACGGCGCCGTTTGGAAAGCGGTGAAGCTCGTGCAGGTCGAAGCGCTGCGCTCCGTGGGCACCCACCCACCGACCGAGCATGACCCGCCCGCTGGAGGCGCCAAGATCGACGGCGAGGAAATTCGCTGTTTCGCTCATAGGATTACACCAGCGTGGTCGGCACATTGAAGGCCCGGACCACCTCACGCAGCTCATCCTGCGTTAAACCCTCGGCCTGGTTGCCGTTGACCAGATTCATATACTCGTACAGCGCGGCGGTTTCGGCATATTCGATCCGGTCGGCGGCGCGCGTCACCGAGATGTCCGACCGGGCCATCACGCCGTGCTTGCTCCACAGCACGATACGATACTCGCGCAAGCCTGCGACATTGGCCTCCATCATCGCGGGCGAGCCCGGCAGCTTGTACGGGAGCACGCCGATGCCTTCTGGCAGGTTGACGATCGTCTCCGGCTCCCAGCGTATCAGCCGCCGGTTCA comes from Herpetosiphonaceae bacterium and encodes:
- a CDS encoding YciI-like protein, which encodes MHYLLLYDVAPDYLARRDAFRAEHLTLAWQAHARGELLLGGALADPVDGAILLFQGDSPAVAERFAAGDPYVRNGLVIRWRVRPWTTVVGDWAAIPVRPEE
- a CDS encoding rhamnulokinase family protein; the encoded protein is MSETANFLAVDLGASSGRVMLGRWVGAHGAQRFDLHELHRFPNGAVEEQGHLHWDAARLWREIKTGIQAYAAQHDAPLAGIGIDTWAVDFALLDAAGCVLGNPYHYRDRRTAGVARQVDRQVPPQRVYALTGIQRLPFNTLYQLASMQRSNDPQLAAAETLLLIPDLFHYWLTGRKVAEYTNATTTQFFDARERRWATDLLHELSLPVGILPPIVTPGTVLGNMLPDVRAEVGLRHDTPVIATATHDTASAVAAVPGLDDRSAYISSGTWSLVGVETTAPILSEEARLLNFTNEGGVAGTIRFLKNVGGLWLLQECQRQWQHEGHAYTWADLVALAEGTPPLRSLVDPDAPAFLNPGDMPEAIRAYCRRTRQPEPESVGALVRCCLESLALKYRWVVEQMEALTARRIATIRIVGGGSQNTLLCQLTADACRRPVVAGPVEATALGNILVQAVALKLLPSIAAGREAVAASVAQAIYEPRASEDWDAAFVGFEGLVAIAQES